The following are encoded together in the Dickeya lacustris genome:
- a CDS encoding DedA family protein, protein MEAWLEHLITQSLAYSLTAVLLVAFLESLALVGLLLPGTLMMASLGALIGSGNMGLYPAWGMGIVGCLLGDWISYFIGWRFKDRLHSWSFLQKHRAYLYRTEKMLHHHSMATILVGRFFGPTRPLIPMVAGMLELSPRRFALPNILGCLTWPPVYLLPGILAGVAIDIPAQADSGSFKWLLLVTAVLLWCAGWLLWRWWRVPRGDDAASTGGLTASRLRWLAPLLSVIAAVSLWQLWQHPLMPVYRRLLWQILHG, encoded by the coding sequence ATGGAAGCCTGGCTGGAACATTTGATAACACAATCACTGGCCTATTCGCTGACGGCGGTGCTGCTGGTCGCGTTTCTGGAGTCACTGGCGCTGGTGGGGTTGCTGTTGCCCGGCACGCTGATGATGGCTTCACTCGGCGCGCTTATCGGCAGCGGCAACATGGGGCTTTACCCGGCCTGGGGCATGGGGATTGTCGGTTGCCTGCTGGGGGACTGGATTTCCTATTTCATCGGCTGGCGTTTTAAAGACCGGCTGCATAGCTGGTCATTTTTGCAAAAGCATCGCGCTTATCTGTACCGCACGGAAAAAATGCTGCATCACCACAGTATGGCGACGATTCTGGTCGGGCGGTTTTTTGGCCCGACGCGGCCGCTGATTCCGATGGTGGCGGGTATGCTGGAGCTTTCGCCCCGGCGTTTTGCGCTGCCGAATATTCTCGGTTGCCTCACCTGGCCGCCGGTGTATCTGCTGCCCGGCATTCTGGCGGGTGTGGCTATCGATATTCCTGCGCAGGCCGATAGCGGCAGCTTTAAGTGGTTGCTGTTGGTGACGGCGGTGTTGCTGTGGTGCGCGGGCTGGCTGCTGTGGCGTTGGTGGCGCGTCCCTCGTGGGGACGATGCCGCGTCAACCGGCGGGTTGACGGCGTCACGTCTGCGCTGGCTGGCACCCCTGTTATCGGTTATCGCCGCCGTTAGTCTGTGGCAACTGTGGCAGCATCCGTTGATGCCGGTGTACCGGCGTTTGCTGTGGCAGATTTTGCATGGATAA
- the ilvN gene encoding acetolactate synthase small subunit: MTTPTIPAQVTLELSVRNHPGVMSHVCGLFARRAFNVEGIMCMPLPDSEQSRIWLLVKDDQRLPQMISQVEKLEDVLQVTRHGEEMRIFDQVAEFYR, encoded by the coding sequence ATGACGACCCCGACTATTCCCGCGCAGGTGACACTTGAGCTTTCCGTGCGCAACCACCCCGGCGTAATGTCGCATGTCTGTGGCTTATTTGCCCGCCGCGCCTTTAACGTCGAAGGCATTATGTGTATGCCGCTGCCAGACAGCGAGCAGAGCCGCATTTGGCTGTTGGTGAAAGACGATCAACGCCTGCCACAGATGATAAGTCAGGTAGAAAAGCTGGAAGACGTGTTGCAGGTAACGCGCCACGGCGAAGAGATGCGAATTTTTGATCAGGTGGCGGAATTCTACCGCTAA